In the genome of Takifugu rubripes chromosome 18, fTakRub1.2, whole genome shotgun sequence, one region contains:
- the mkln1 gene encoding muskelin isoform X1: MAAAPESRVLTFSVFKWSSYSSTYLPENILVDKPNDQSSRWSSESNYPPQFLILKLERPAVVQSITFGKYEKTHVCNLKKFKVFGGMSEENMTELLSSGLKNDYNKETFTLKHKIDEQMFPCRFVKIVPLMSWGPSFNFSIWYIELHGIEDPDVVQPCLNWYSKYREQEAIRLCLKHFRQHNYTEAFESLQKKTRIALEHPMLTHLHDRLVLQGDFDACEELIDKAVRDGLFNQYISQQEYKPRWSQIIPKCNKGTSAQEINRDDVNSDGDDNRPGMRGGHQMVIDVQSETVYLFGGWDGTQDLADFWAYSVLENQWACISRDTEKENGPSARSCHKMCIDSQRCQIYTLGRYLDSSVRNSKSLKSDFYRYDIEANTWTLLSEDTSSDGGPKLVFDHQMCMDSEKHMIYTFGGRILTCNASMEDSRTSEPQFSGLYAYHCQAGTWTLLREDSCNAGPEDVQSRIGHCMLFHTRNRYLYVFGGQRSKTYLNDFFSYDVDGDHVEIISDGTKKDSGMVPMTGFTQRATIDPELNEIHVLSGLSKDKEKREENVRNSFWIYDIARNNWSCVYKNDQAMKENASKALQEEEPCPRFAHQLVYDEMHKVHYLFGGNPGKSCSPKMRLDDFWSLRLCRPSKEYLLRHCRYLIRKYRFEEKAQSDPLNALKYLQNDLSLTVDHTDPDETKEFQLLPSALFKSSSDFIPLGFSDVDQTYAQRTQLFDTLVNFFPESMTPPKGNLVDLITL; encoded by the exons ATGGCGGCCGCTCCCGAGAGCAGAGTGCTTACTTTCAGCGTTTTTAAATGGAGCTCCTACTCCTCCACCTATTTACCTGA AAATATATTGGTGGACAAGCCTAATGATCAGTCTTCCAGGTGGTCTTCGGAGAGCAACTATCCTCCACAG tttttgattttaaaattagaAAGGCCAGCAGTTGTTCAGAGCATCACCTTTGGAAAGTATGAGAAGACTCACGTCTGCAACCTGAAGAAATTTAAAGTGTTTGGAGGGATGAGTGAAGAGAACATGACAGAGCTTTTGTCAAG TGGCCTTAAAAATGACTACAACAAGGAAACGTTTACCTTGAAGCACAAGATTGATGAGCAAATGTTTCCTTGCAGATTTGTCAAAATCG TGCCTCTGATGTCTTGGGGTCCTAGTTTTAATTTCAGCATCTGGTACATTGAGCTGCATGGTATTGAAGACCCTGACGTGGTACAGCCCTGCCTTAACTGGTACAGCAAG TACAGAGAACAGGAAGCCATCCGCCTTTGCCTCAAACACTTCCGACAGCATAACTACACAGAGGCCTTCGAGTCGCTACAGAAGAAGACTCGAATAGCTCTAGAACATCCCATGCTCACTCACCTGCATGACCGACTGGTCCTACAGGGAGATTTTGATGCCTGTGAGGAGCTCATCGACAAGGCTGTGAGAG ATGGGTTGTTTAACCAGTATATCAGCCAGCAGGAATACAAACCCAGGTGGAGTCAGATCATCCCCAAATGTAACAAAGGTACAAGCGCCCAAGAAATCAACAGAGACGACGTTAACA GTGACGGCGATGACAACAGGCCAGGGATGAGGGGAGGACATCAAATGGTCATTGATGTTCAGTCTG AGACCGTGTACCTCTTTGGGGGCTGGGATGGCACGCAGGACCTGGCTGACTTCTGGGCCTACAGCGTTCTGGAGAATCAGTGGGCTTGTATCTCCAGAGACACCGAGAAAGAG AATGGTCCCAGTGCTCGTTCATGCCACAAGATGTGCATCGACTCCCAGAGATGCCAGATCTACACACTCGGACGCTACCTGGACTCCAGCGTCAGAAACAGCAAGTCTCTCAAAAGTGACTTTTACCGCTATGACATCGAGGCCAACACATGGACGCTGCTTAGCGAAGACACCTCGTCTGATGGAGGACCAAAGCTGGTGTTTGACCACCAA ATGTGCATGGACTCAGAGAAGCACATGATCTACACGTTTGGCGGCCGCATCTTGACGTGCAATGCCAGTATGGAAGACAGTCGGACGTCGGAGCCACAGTTCAGTGGGCTGTACGCTTACCACTGTCAAGCAGGCACATGGACTCTCCTACGCGAGGACTCGTGCAACGCTGGGCCGGAGGATGTGCAGTCTCGCATTGGCCATTGCATGCTCTTCCACACT AGAAACCGATACCTGTACGTGTTTGGAGGCCAGAGGTCAAAGACGTACCTGAATGACTTCTTCAGCTATGACGTGGACGGAGACCATGTGGAGATCATCTCTGACGGCACCAAGAAGGACTCAGGAATGG TGCCGATGACGGGTTTTACTCAGAGAGCCACCATTGACCCTGAGCTCAACGAGATTCACGTCCTGTCGGGTCTCAGCAAGGACAAGGAGAAACGGGAGGAGAACGTCCGCAACTCCTTTTGGATCTACGACATTGCCCGTAACAACTG GTCTTGTGTGTATAAGAATGACCAAGCGATGAAGGAGAACGCCAGTAAGGCtctacaggaggaggagccctgTCCACGCTTCGCACACCAGCTGGTCTATGATGAAATGCACaag GTCCATTACCTGTTTGGGGGGAATCCTGGGAAGTCCTGTTCTCCCAAGATGCGCCTAGACGACTTCTGGTCCCTTCGCCTGTGTCGACCTTCCAAGGAGTACCTGCTCCGCCACTGCAGATACCTCATCAGGAAGTACAG GTTTGAGGAGAAGGCCCAGTCTGACCCACTGAATGCCCTCAAATACCTGCAGAATGACCTTTCACTCACAGTGGACCACACAGACCCTGATGAGACTAAAGAG TTCCAGCTTCTTCCCTCGGCCCTGTTCAAGTCCAGCTCTGACTTCATCCCTCTTG GCTTCTCAGACGTGGACCAGACCTATGCTCAACGGACGCAACTCTTCGACACCCTCGTCAACTTCTTTCCAGAAAGCATGACCCCGCCCAAGGGCAACCTGGTTGACCTCATCACCCTCtag
- the mkln1 gene encoding muskelin isoform X2, with amino-acid sequence MAAAPESRVLTFSVFKWSSYSSTYLPENILVDKPNDQSSRWSSESNYPPQFLILKLERPAVVQSITFGKYEKTHVCNLKKFKVFGGMSEENMTELLSSGLKNDYNKETFTLKHKIDEQMFPCRFVKIVPLMSWGPSFNFSIWYIELHGIEDPDVVQPCLNWYSKYREQEAIRLCLKHFRQHNYTEAFESLQKKTRIALEHPMLTHLHDRLVLQGDFDACEELIDKAVRDGLFNQYISQQEYKPRWSQIIPKCNKGDGDDNRPGMRGGHQMVIDVQSETVYLFGGWDGTQDLADFWAYSVLENQWACISRDTEKENGPSARSCHKMCIDSQRCQIYTLGRYLDSSVRNSKSLKSDFYRYDIEANTWTLLSEDTSSDGGPKLVFDHQMCMDSEKHMIYTFGGRILTCNASMEDSRTSEPQFSGLYAYHCQAGTWTLLREDSCNAGPEDVQSRIGHCMLFHTRNRYLYVFGGQRSKTYLNDFFSYDVDGDHVEIISDGTKKDSGMVPMTGFTQRATIDPELNEIHVLSGLSKDKEKREENVRNSFWIYDIARNNWSCVYKNDQAMKENASKALQEEEPCPRFAHQLVYDEMHKVHYLFGGNPGKSCSPKMRLDDFWSLRLCRPSKEYLLRHCRYLIRKYRFEEKAQSDPLNALKYLQNDLSLTVDHTDPDETKEFQLLPSALFKSSSDFIPLGFSDVDQTYAQRTQLFDTLVNFFPESMTPPKGNLVDLITL; translated from the exons ATGGCGGCCGCTCCCGAGAGCAGAGTGCTTACTTTCAGCGTTTTTAAATGGAGCTCCTACTCCTCCACCTATTTACCTGA AAATATATTGGTGGACAAGCCTAATGATCAGTCTTCCAGGTGGTCTTCGGAGAGCAACTATCCTCCACAG tttttgattttaaaattagaAAGGCCAGCAGTTGTTCAGAGCATCACCTTTGGAAAGTATGAGAAGACTCACGTCTGCAACCTGAAGAAATTTAAAGTGTTTGGAGGGATGAGTGAAGAGAACATGACAGAGCTTTTGTCAAG TGGCCTTAAAAATGACTACAACAAGGAAACGTTTACCTTGAAGCACAAGATTGATGAGCAAATGTTTCCTTGCAGATTTGTCAAAATCG TGCCTCTGATGTCTTGGGGTCCTAGTTTTAATTTCAGCATCTGGTACATTGAGCTGCATGGTATTGAAGACCCTGACGTGGTACAGCCCTGCCTTAACTGGTACAGCAAG TACAGAGAACAGGAAGCCATCCGCCTTTGCCTCAAACACTTCCGACAGCATAACTACACAGAGGCCTTCGAGTCGCTACAGAAGAAGACTCGAATAGCTCTAGAACATCCCATGCTCACTCACCTGCATGACCGACTGGTCCTACAGGGAGATTTTGATGCCTGTGAGGAGCTCATCGACAAGGCTGTGAGAG ATGGGTTGTTTAACCAGTATATCAGCCAGCAGGAATACAAACCCAGGTGGAGTCAGATCATCCCCAAATGTAACAAAG GTGACGGCGATGACAACAGGCCAGGGATGAGGGGAGGACATCAAATGGTCATTGATGTTCAGTCTG AGACCGTGTACCTCTTTGGGGGCTGGGATGGCACGCAGGACCTGGCTGACTTCTGGGCCTACAGCGTTCTGGAGAATCAGTGGGCTTGTATCTCCAGAGACACCGAGAAAGAG AATGGTCCCAGTGCTCGTTCATGCCACAAGATGTGCATCGACTCCCAGAGATGCCAGATCTACACACTCGGACGCTACCTGGACTCCAGCGTCAGAAACAGCAAGTCTCTCAAAAGTGACTTTTACCGCTATGACATCGAGGCCAACACATGGACGCTGCTTAGCGAAGACACCTCGTCTGATGGAGGACCAAAGCTGGTGTTTGACCACCAA ATGTGCATGGACTCAGAGAAGCACATGATCTACACGTTTGGCGGCCGCATCTTGACGTGCAATGCCAGTATGGAAGACAGTCGGACGTCGGAGCCACAGTTCAGTGGGCTGTACGCTTACCACTGTCAAGCAGGCACATGGACTCTCCTACGCGAGGACTCGTGCAACGCTGGGCCGGAGGATGTGCAGTCTCGCATTGGCCATTGCATGCTCTTCCACACT AGAAACCGATACCTGTACGTGTTTGGAGGCCAGAGGTCAAAGACGTACCTGAATGACTTCTTCAGCTATGACGTGGACGGAGACCATGTGGAGATCATCTCTGACGGCACCAAGAAGGACTCAGGAATGG TGCCGATGACGGGTTTTACTCAGAGAGCCACCATTGACCCTGAGCTCAACGAGATTCACGTCCTGTCGGGTCTCAGCAAGGACAAGGAGAAACGGGAGGAGAACGTCCGCAACTCCTTTTGGATCTACGACATTGCCCGTAACAACTG GTCTTGTGTGTATAAGAATGACCAAGCGATGAAGGAGAACGCCAGTAAGGCtctacaggaggaggagccctgTCCACGCTTCGCACACCAGCTGGTCTATGATGAAATGCACaag GTCCATTACCTGTTTGGGGGGAATCCTGGGAAGTCCTGTTCTCCCAAGATGCGCCTAGACGACTTCTGGTCCCTTCGCCTGTGTCGACCTTCCAAGGAGTACCTGCTCCGCCACTGCAGATACCTCATCAGGAAGTACAG GTTTGAGGAGAAGGCCCAGTCTGACCCACTGAATGCCCTCAAATACCTGCAGAATGACCTTTCACTCACAGTGGACCACACAGACCCTGATGAGACTAAAGAG TTCCAGCTTCTTCCCTCGGCCCTGTTCAAGTCCAGCTCTGACTTCATCCCTCTTG GCTTCTCAGACGTGGACCAGACCTATGCTCAACGGACGCAACTCTTCGACACCCTCGTCAACTTCTTTCCAGAAAGCATGACCCCGCCCAAGGGCAACCTGGTTGACCTCATCACCCTCtag
- the podxl gene encoding podocalyxin, producing MRGTARITWLLLALALGMLDCVWSQDDNPIASSVSKEASQVISLTTTSTTDSGSAGNTMAVTDQSPMAASTYPLQPSIGGVEKNESTQPPTPARRTDALSPPATGAAATPVPTLHSVPTTLQPATVTGNAAVPLSTTGLDNAAVAAAPSTVATVSSPKDPNLATTTGSIGTLVGATIGATIATPSESSTATVIVPGVNISMTTTQVVSTGVPTALHQSSTQNSITSKLTLEDNTRDPVTSANLQLTTKSTGTTGSSGNMGSSSSTSLIKTGSPTIGILATNAGTTLPQTTSTFTSTLGPITSALGPSTSAPRPTTSTITATKTTILDSQPKTFLYSLNKKHEKEEEKDLVEVCRHLMANMHDGNCTVVWQERKGKIHFDYVEINGKVKTQLVAEYYEELTKKPTDNKTLIAILASCGALLIMIVILAVCASHHRKPYGENQQHLTEELQTVENGYHDNPTLEVMEVQPEMQEKKMALNGEFNDSWIVPMDNLMKEDMPDEEDTHL from the exons GCATGCTTGATTGTGTTTGGTCACAAGATGATAACCCCATCGCTTCCTCGGTGTCTAAAGAAGCATCGCAAGTCATATCTTTGACAACAACATCAACGACTGATAGTGGATCTGCTGGCAATACCATGGCAGTTACAGACCAGAGCCCCATGGCAGCCTCTACCTATCCACTGCAGCCCAGCATAGGTGGGGTGGAGAAGAATGAGTCAACACAACCTCCAACTCCAGCAAGGCGGACTGATGCCCTTTCCCCACCTGCTACTGGTGCAGCAGCTACACCTGTACCAACACTCCACTCTGTCCCCACCACACTACAACCAGCTACTGTTACTGGCAATGCAGCAGTACCACTTTCTACCACTGGCCTTGACAATGcggctgtggctgctgctccatctaCAGTTGCTACCGTCAGCTCACCCAAAGACCCCAATTTAGCCACAACAACTGGCAGTATTGGGACTTTGGTGGGTGCTACTATAGGTGCAACGATAGCCACACCCAGTGAGAGCAGCACAGCCACTGTAATTGTGCCGGGAGTTAATATCAGCATGACCACAACACAGGTAGTCTCCACTGGAGTCCCTACAGCCTTGCACCAGTCCAGCACTCAGAACTCCATCACCTCTAAGTTGACCCTGGAGGACAACACAAGAG ATCCTGTGACATCTGCAAACCTCCAACTGACCACCAAGTCTACTGGAACCACAGGATCATCTGGAAACATGGGGAGCAGTAGCTCTACGAGCCTGATCAAAACTGGCTCTCCTACAATAGGGATCCTAGCTACCAATGCTGGAACCACATTGCCACAGACCACCTCAACCTTCACCTCCACCCTCGGCCCCATCACCTCCGCTCTCGGTCCCAGCACCTCTGCCCCCAGACCCACCACTTCCACCATTACAGCAACAAAGACGACAATCCTAGACTCCCAGCCAAAGACATTTTTG TATTCTCTGAACAAGAAACACGAG aaagaggaagagaaagaccTCGTGGAGGTGTGCAGGCACCTCATGGCAAACATGCACGATGGCAACTGTACTGTGGTGTGGCAAGAGCGCAAGGGCAAAATACACTTCGACTACGTGGAGATTAACGGCAAAG tcaaaacccaactggtggcggAGTATTATGAAGAACTGACCAAG AAGCCCACAGACAATAAAACCCTGATAGCCATCTTGGCCTCCTGCGGGGCTCTGCTCATCATGATTGTCATCCTGGCCGTGTGCGCCTCCCACCATCGGAAACCTTATGGCGAGAACCAG CAACACTTgacagaggagctgcagacgGTGGAAAacggttaccatgacaaccccACGTTAGAAGTGATGGAGGTGCAGCCCGAGATGCAGGAGAAGAAGATGGCGCTGAACGGGGAATTCAACGACAGCTGGATCGTCCCCATGGACAACCTGATGAAGGAGGACATGCCCGACGAGGAGGACACTcacctgtaa